Proteins found in one Anopheles aquasalis chromosome 3, idAnoAquaMG_Q_19, whole genome shotgun sequence genomic segment:
- the LOC126577407 gene encoding glycerol-3-phosphate phosphatase-like isoform X2: MTFRSICRMSKYSGTNLASLTPADVKLWLDSFDTVLTDCDGVIWVENNPLPGATDVVNRFLSTGKKLFFVTNNSTKTRPEFVEKATKLGFNVTIENIISTAYLAAQYLKNLSFTKTVYVIGSSGITKELDAVGIRHIGTGPDTLTGTLAEAVSGFVPDPDVGAVIVGFDEHFSFMKMLKAASYLNNPDVIFIATNTDERFPTPDRVIPGTGSIVQAVITCAERQPIVMGKPNAHICEIIRKEYDVDPGRTLMIGDRCNTDILLGKNCDFQTLLVETGIHNATDVQKFATSDDPAIRALVPDVYLAKLGDLLAYM; encoded by the exons ATGACCTTC CGCTCCATTTGCAGAATGTCCAAATACTCCGGCACCAATCTGGCATCGCTGACACCGGCAGATGTGAAGCTGTGGCTCGATTCGTTCGACACCGTGCTAACCGACTGTGACGGTGTGATCTGGGTGGAAAACAACCCCCTGCCTGGAGCAACTGACGTGGTCAATCGGTTCCTTTCCACCGGCAAAAAGCTGTTCTTCGTCACTAACAACTCCACCAAAACTCGACCCGAGTTCGTGGAGAAAGCCACCAAGTTGGGTTTCAACGTTACGATT GAAAATATTATCTCCACAGCGTACCTGGCCGCACAGTACCTGAAGAATTTGAGCTTCACGAAAACCGTGTACGTTATCGGTTCGTCCGGTATCACGAAGGAGCTCGATGCCGTCGGTATCCGGCACATTGGTACCGGGCCGGACACACTGACCGGTACGCTGGCAGAGGCAGTGTCCGGGTTCGTACCCGATCCGGACGTCGGTGCAGTGATTGTGGGATTCGATGAGCATTTCAGTTTTATGAAGATGTTGAAAGCCGCCTCTTACCTCAACAATCCCGACGTCATTTTTATCGCTACGAACACGGACGAACGGTTTCCAACGCCGGATCGCGTCattcccggcacggggagcaTTGTGCAAGCCGTGATCACGTGCGCCGAGCGTCAACCGATCGTGATGGGCAAACCGAATGCACACATTTGCGAGATCATCCGCAAGGAGTACGACGTAGATCCTGGCCGAACGCTCATGATTGGCGATCGCTGCAATACCGACATATTGTTGGGAAAGAATTGTGACTTTCAGACGCTGCTCGTCGAAACGGGTATCCATAATGCAACCGATGTGCAAAAGTTTGCCACCTCCGACGATCCGGCAATTAGGGCGCTCGTTCCAGACGTGTACCTGGCCAAGCTGGGTGATTTGTTGGCGTACATGTAA
- the LOC126577407 gene encoding glycerol-3-phosphate phosphatase-like isoform X1 has translation MTFVRSIRSICRMSKYSGTNLASLTPADVKLWLDSFDTVLTDCDGVIWVENNPLPGATDVVNRFLSTGKKLFFVTNNSTKTRPEFVEKATKLGFNVTIENIISTAYLAAQYLKNLSFTKTVYVIGSSGITKELDAVGIRHIGTGPDTLTGTLAEAVSGFVPDPDVGAVIVGFDEHFSFMKMLKAASYLNNPDVIFIATNTDERFPTPDRVIPGTGSIVQAVITCAERQPIVMGKPNAHICEIIRKEYDVDPGRTLMIGDRCNTDILLGKNCDFQTLLVETGIHNATDVQKFATSDDPAIRALVPDVYLAKLGDLLAYM, from the exons ATGACCTTCGTAAGATCGATT CGCTCCATTTGCAGAATGTCCAAATACTCCGGCACCAATCTGGCATCGCTGACACCGGCAGATGTGAAGCTGTGGCTCGATTCGTTCGACACCGTGCTAACCGACTGTGACGGTGTGATCTGGGTGGAAAACAACCCCCTGCCTGGAGCAACTGACGTGGTCAATCGGTTCCTTTCCACCGGCAAAAAGCTGTTCTTCGTCACTAACAACTCCACCAAAACTCGACCCGAGTTCGTGGAGAAAGCCACCAAGTTGGGTTTCAACGTTACGATT GAAAATATTATCTCCACAGCGTACCTGGCCGCACAGTACCTGAAGAATTTGAGCTTCACGAAAACCGTGTACGTTATCGGTTCGTCCGGTATCACGAAGGAGCTCGATGCCGTCGGTATCCGGCACATTGGTACCGGGCCGGACACACTGACCGGTACGCTGGCAGAGGCAGTGTCCGGGTTCGTACCCGATCCGGACGTCGGTGCAGTGATTGTGGGATTCGATGAGCATTTCAGTTTTATGAAGATGTTGAAAGCCGCCTCTTACCTCAACAATCCCGACGTCATTTTTATCGCTACGAACACGGACGAACGGTTTCCAACGCCGGATCGCGTCattcccggcacggggagcaTTGTGCAAGCCGTGATCACGTGCGCCGAGCGTCAACCGATCGTGATGGGCAAACCGAATGCACACATTTGCGAGATCATCCGCAAGGAGTACGACGTAGATCCTGGCCGAACGCTCATGATTGGCGATCGCTGCAATACCGACATATTGTTGGGAAAGAATTGTGACTTTCAGACGCTGCTCGTCGAAACGGGTATCCATAATGCAACCGATGTGCAAAAGTTTGCCACCTCCGACGATCCGGCAATTAGGGCGCTCGTTCCAGACGTGTACCTGGCCAAGCTGGGTGATTTGTTGGCGTACATGTAA
- the LOC126577395 gene encoding gamma-aminobutyric acid receptor alpha-like, which translates to MAIAHTAVSLVGANLFITINRIILGSFSNIAIGIGTCYFLAPAGPVHAAIRLTQRNNHANISELLDNLLRGYDNSIRPDFGGPPAVIEVDIMVRSMGPISEVDMTYSMDCYFRQSWVDRRLAFSGAQDTLALSISMLGRIWKPDTYFYNGKQSYLHTITTPNKFVRLYQDGRVLYSSRLTIKAGCPMNLEDFPMDTQRCPLKFGSFGYTTNDVLYRWNSGRSAVAIAEDMKLSQFDLVDCPAGNVTDRVVHNTASAGATVLNGATNADLELGLGLDGGTTGRVTGAAGNADNGKLYVSEYSMLLVSFHLQRHMGNFLIQVYGPCVLLVVLSWVSFWLNREATADRVSLGITTVLTMTFLGLEARTDLPKVPYPTALDFFVFLSFAFIFATIIQFAIVHYFTKYGSGECYFSVEELTSSSDDEDDSEPDPSEPNGATTSLRHGKRCSAITSISGAARRDGDASGDSRYIEVIPLSVCSFPLVRKSPKPSWTEVSCFGGSVDDISPSTIGGGYRTTSATITATTSSTLMATPLSAVAASGVVDMATTSFGGKHRRRTSGSGTARRAQQHITIDAPSTPISAAPNVHRSRRRRKRAPRFNSVSKIDRASRIFFPLLFLAINVFYWCLYLSRSERIPQPHQKTG; encoded by the exons ATGGCCATCGCCCACACGGCGGTCAGCCTGGTGGGAGCAAATTtattcatcaccatcaatcgCATCATCCTCGGTTCGTTCAGCAACATTGCGATCGGCATCGGTACGTGCTACTTCCTAGCGCCCGCCGGTCCCGTCCATGCGGCCATCCGGctgacgcaacgcaacaaccaTGCCAACATCTCCGAGCTGCTGGACAATCTGCTGCGCGGTTACGATAACAGCATCCGGCCCGATTTCGGCG GCCCACCGGCAGTGATCGAGGTCGACATCATGGTACGCAGCATGGGTCCAATCTCCGAGGTGGATATG ACCTACTCCATGGATTGCTACTTCCGGCAGTCGTGGGTCGATCGACGGCTAGCGTTCAGTGGCGCCCAGGACACGCTAGCCCTCAGCATCTCGATGCTCGGGCGCATCTGGAAGCCGGATACGTACTTCTACAATGGCAAGCAGAGCTACCTGCACACCATCACGACGCCGAACAAGTTCGTCCGGCTGTACCAGGACGGTCGCGTCCTCTACTCGAGTCG GCTCACCATTAAAGCCGGATGTCCGATGAACCTGGAGGACTTCCCGATGGACACGCAGCGCTGTCCGCTCAAGTTCGGTTCAT TCGGTTACACCACGAACGATGTGCTGTATCGCTGGAACAGTGGCCGATCGGCGGTGGCCATCGCCGAGGACATGAAGCTGTCCCAGTTCGATCTGGTCGACTGTCCGGCGGGGAACGTCACCGATCGGGTAGTGCACAACACGGCCAGCGCCGGAGCGACCGTACTGAACGGTGCCACCAACGCGGACCTGGAGCTCGGCCTTGGGCTCGACGGTGGTACGACGGGCCGTGTCACGGGAGCGGCCGGCAATGCGGACAACGGGAAGCTGTACGTTT CGGAGtactcgatgctgctggtaagCTTCCATCTTCAGCGTCATATGGGCAACTTCCTGATCCAAGTGTACGGACCGTGCGTGTTGCTCGTCGTTCTATCGTGGGTATCCTTCTGGTTAAACCGCGAGGCGACGGCCGATCG CGTTTCACTCGGCATCACTACCGTCCTGACGATGACGTTCCTTGGGCTGGAGGCGCGCACGGACTTACCGAAAGTTCCTTACCCGACGGCGCTCGACTTTTTCGTGTTCCTCTCGTTTGCGTTCATCTTCGCCACGATCATCCAGTTCGCGATCGTACACTACTTTACCAAGTACGGTTCCGGTGAGTGTTACTTCAGTGTAGAGGAACTCACCTCAAGCTcggatgacgaggatgataGCGAGCCGGATCCGTCGGAGCCGAACGGAGCCACAACCTCCCTGCGCCACGgcaagcgctgctcggccataaCTTCCATCAGTGGCGCAGCTCGACGGGACGGCGATGCCAGTGGGGACTCACGGTACATCGAGGTGATCCCCCTATCAGTCTGCTCCTTTCCACTGGTACGGAAGTCCCCGAAACCATCCTGGACGGAAGTGTCCTGCTTCGGGGGATCCGTTGATGACATCTCACCGTCGACCATTGGTGGAGGCTACCGAACTACcagtgccaccatcaccgccactaCCTCGTCCACGCTCATGGCCACCCCGCTATCGGCGGTAGCTGCATCAGGTGTCGTGGATATGGCAACCACTTCGTTCGGCGGTAAACATCGACGACgaaccagtggcagtggcacggcacggcgcgCCCAGCAACACATCACTATCGATGCACCATCTACACCAATCTCTGCAGCGCCCAACGTACACCGTAGCCGGCGACGGAGGAAAAGAGCGCCTCGGTTCAACTCGGTGTCCAAGATTGATCGTGCCTCGCGCATCTTCTTTCCACTGCTGTTCCTCGCCATCAACGTGTTCTATTGGTGTTTGTATCTTTCGCGCAGTGAGCGAATTCCTCAGCCGCATCAAAAGACAGGATAA